Genomic window (Arachis hypogaea cultivar Tifrunner chromosome 13, arahy.Tifrunner.gnm2.J5K5, whole genome shotgun sequence):
gttctcttcttcattgggcttagcttttacttgcagagagaaagtatgaagtgggcaggggctttggctcaggaagttagtggtgttaacgttcagtgaaaatatgggttcgagaacgttagtgacaatcacctttttttactaacgttcctcaccaaagttaaaggccacgttaacctcaacgttagtggcacaaacgttgccactaacgtttccactatgtccttcacacacgttattgggactcaactttcccaataacgttgagaagcctcccccttccctacgttagagcccacgttaacttagttaacttggctcttttaacgtagacttgccatccttcgagaacgttaatgacacttaccattgtcactaacattccaaattgcccctattttccacgttagagtccacgttaactaggttaacatggcttctaacgtggccttgctagccatctccaacgttagtgacaaagttgagtgtcactaacgttggctcatccttcccttatccacgttagcttccacgttaactaagttaacgtgggagttaacgtggctcatggtggcatgtgtggctccttccaacgttagtgacaatgttgggtgtcactaacgttggcgatcaccttctttcttcacgttagcttccacgttaactaggttaacgtgggagtcaacgtggctcattgggggcttgtgttcttccaacgttagtgacaatgttgggtgtcactaacgttgtcgaccactttgttccttcacgttagcttccacgttaactaggttaacgtggaagttaacgtggcttaatgtgctttggccaacgttagtgacaatgttgagtgtcactaacgttggctccccccttccttcttaacattagaggccacattaactaggttaacgtggactctaacgtggccactcatgatcttggttcaacgttagtgataatgttaagtgtcactaacgttggctctatttCTTAACGTGgacaatgatggcttcgagagcgttattggcaatcacttttctcattaactttgcaagttactcccattccacgttagtgttaacgttagtgcaactaacgtagccactaatgtggttcttctttgcttcctttgtcctgaaattaagcaataaagtgcatcaaagttctagtccaagtcatgggaaatgcaacgtccaatttgtccttaaattcatgcaaaattctcatgaaatcatgtaaaatgcacaatgtatgcttgaatcaagatgtaagtgaatatctacccaaaactagcttatttcctaaggagatgcatgaaactaccctaaaaacagtaaagaaaaggttagtaaaactggccaaaatgccttggcatcaatagGGTATGCAATATTCACAATAATAAAGGATACCAAATAAGTTTACTATTAGAAAATTGTAAAATGCTTATTGTTAACTTTAATGGAActcaactttatttatttatttattttcacacAAAAGACTATATACTTAATacttaataactaaaatttaaaaattcagttagaaagttaatattataatattaaaatatttcgttctttaaaaaatatttcaaacaaACTAATTTATACACATTTATGAAGGGATTGAATTGATTCGCAATTTTCTCCAAGGAATTGAATTAATTCGCCAAAAATTAGGTTTAAATTTATAGCTAAAGAATTCAAAAGAATTGATTATCCATCATCGAATTCCAGTTCAATAACATTGTACTTGATAGACTTGTGATCCTTTTCAAGAGTCTTCTCACTTTCAATTCCAGCCATTGTTGTCAAACTCtcgagttaactcgtaaactcgtacgagtttacgagtttaaGTAGTGGAATCGAGTTAACTCAGACACAAACTCGTTTCTGGGTAGACTCGGGTAAACTCGCATAAACTCGGTTAAACTCGTGAATTTACGGGTGAGTCAACAAGTTTACTTTGTTTGTCCTTTTTCGCAAAAACGAAGCTGTTTTGGCCcccaaaaaagaggaaaaaagggGGCAACATATGAACATAACCCTAAACAGCTAAATTCCTCACTTTTCTCGCCGCACTCACTCAGTCACTCTCTTCTCCAATCCCTCTTCACGATTCATCTGTCCCTCGCCGCCGTTCGCCATTTGTCGTTCCCCAAATAGCTCGTAACTGTCTCTTTCTCTCTCCGTTGTTCTCTCATTCTCACTCTCTCATTCTGCTCTGTATTGACTCTGTTATGCATCAAATCTCGTGGACTCGTGGAGCCTTTGCCGTCGCCACGCTACCATCGTTCGTCGCATCCTCTTTCGGTCGTCGTGTCCTCTGCCAGTTCGTTGTGTCCTCTGCTAGTTTGTCGTGTACTCTGTTTCCGTTCGTTCTTGTCTGCTTGCACAGCACAGCAATGCCTGGTTCCTCAACTAAGCCTACTCCATTCAGCCATTCAGATTCAGGtatgtttaaaaaaatagttaCTGAATTGCTGCATGTTGtagttgttacttgttagtgTTAGTTTGGTCTATTCTTAATTGCTACTTCTTGTTATTTGtagttgttacttgttagtgTTAGTTAATTGTTACTTGTTATTGAATCTGAATGTTTGAAACTTTGAAATTTCAAATCTGAATTTACCAACTTTGATAGTGGATAACTTTGCAACTGTTAGTGGATAACTATGTAATAACTGAAAGATTTGAATGTGTGTTTTAGAGTACTTGTTATAATTGTAGTATTatgttaatttaatatttttttacgttgAAATTGTTGACTTTTAATGCCTATATTTGAGTAAACATATATATtatacacaatatatatatatatatatatatatatatattacaaaaaaattataacaaataaactCATATGAGTCTAAGTCATCTCTACGAGTTTACCTAGACTCGTGAGTTTGACAACCTTAATTCCAGCAAGATAGCCAACATCTAAAATAGATTAAGATGAAGAAAATTTTTTGTCAATAACTTTGCTAAGAAAAAAATTGATgagataaataaatttatcaataaatttatttttttgtaaaataataaacttaccaACCAAATAGGTGTAATCCAAAAGTATTAAGAGTGTCAAAACTCACAAAGCTAAATCCATATTGTGGGATACTTGACGATTCCGGAAGCATCCCACAATATAGTTGACTCATAGCTAAGATTTTCTAAAACCTAAttgattttgatttaaatttaaaatataaaattattattgttatacaaaagctaattgaataattattaattattattgttattacgtaaaaattactaattgaataattatggattattattgttattacgtGATTTAAATAGAATCATTtcgttttttcaaaaattttaatgccTTTTCTTTGGAATATACGGTAACAACCTAAGTAGATAATGCATAcgtggatttcaaaatttaaaaagtaacaatttaagtagataatttaaaatttaaaaaataagaacttaaataaaataacttaagtaaataacttaaaaattagaaaagtaacaacctaaacaaataataagttataatttataaataaaatttgaaaaatttctaATGACGACACCTAAGCAAATAAATTCTCAAACTCAACATATGAGTGCCACGTTAGCAAAAAGTCTCCCCATTTATATTACTACTAGTGTTAAACCAGTGCGATGCACGGGCTTATATTTAAGTTTGacatgttaaattaaaaataatttttataattataaattttttgagtTTAGTATAATACGATCATCGTCATCATATAACAAACGTACTGaatatgttgttttatctttattcaaagtaaaatgcAAATGGAAGAGTTTAAAGTCTATAATATTCTTGAATCATAAGGAGGGagacatgaaaaaaataagaacatatataactgtaatataAGATGtggctaataaaaatttatcgacaacctagtatcttattaacttcattagaaaagcaattggcatatgatgttgtgctccttgttaTACATTTCATCTCAAATCTGAAAAcagagttatagataaattagttatatctacagtaaatatttatacaaaagtgtatatcataacatgctattaaaataaaaataatattattcttacctaaatattattaaaaacttctttgaacacgacatttgttgttgataaCTTTGGATTGCCATCTTCGTCTAGAATTAAAACCCTGAAGccactgcgactcttaactcttgacaaatcaacataaagttgtccatggGTAAACACTGATTTTGGCACGTAAAGccctacatgtgataatgattgaccctgactcttgttaatggtcattacaaagcatactgttaatggaaattgtctccgttggaacttaaatggcaaCCCTGAATCTGAaaggatcaagttcattcttgaaatgtacactttatctccaatatttcCACCGGTTACTACCATCGCTCCAATTATGTTGCTGCCAAGttcgttaactattaatcttgtcccgttgcataaacctgaagtctggtttatgtttcgcagtagcattacagtgactcctggcttcaaagtcaacttgtgattgggtagtcccaaacatttgatgtcatttaggaactctggtgtgaaccactcttgttgtacatcttcattctcatcagcttgacatgttgtatcagaactcaaatactccttttctttccctggaaagattgtcaagacaaaattgtttaccttctcgacactctcaAGCGTGGGTGCAAGAATTGCCCTACTCTGAAAATATCTATAATTTAacatgttttgtaacaaatttggatatgcaaagtctaccaaatgagagagagggtcatcagtagttgtaatcaatagatcatctggaatttcaatttctgattcatcaccaacaacagaacCAATATTTtcatttccaacatcaagtatccaattagaAAATCTCTTCATTTTACCTTCATATTGATCtgaagaagacattagaagcctcatattcgtatgcagtttcagaaccttacaaaaCGACCACATATGTGATGAGTTAATAGCTGATGACAATATATCGTGTCTACTCCCTTTCGGAATCACCGGAAGTATCTGTCTAAAATCACCTCCTTGAACAACAaccttaccaccaaatggttGATGTGCCTTACGTTGATCGGTAATTGACATAAGATCCCTAAGCGTCCAATCAAGTGCATCAAATCACATTTTATTGAGCATTGGAGCTTTATCCCAAATTATTAAACTACTTTGGATGAGTAGCTCAGCCTTCAAACTTCCATGCTTATTGTTGCAAGGAGATTCATCACTAATTGTAATGGGTATTGAAAATCTAGAATGAACCGTGTTGCCACCAGGTATGAGTAAAGACGCAATTCCACTGGATGCGACATTTAAACCAATCTTTCCTCTAGACCGAATAGTAGAAGAAAGTCCATTCCAAATAAATGTCTTACCACACCCACCATGCCCATAAAAGAAGTAAAAACCACCATAGTCTGTAATAACAACATTGAGTATCTAATTGAATACTAACTTTTGCTCATGAGTCATATTTTGTTCCGTATATAAGTTTGTATGAGTAAACTCATTTGTGTCATATGCTAACTCCTCCTCTATTAGCTTATTCTGAAAAAGGCGAACATCAGACATCTCATGATATGGCATTGATTGATAGTCTCTTAAAGATCTCGCATTGCTGTTGAGtatcttctcaatctcaataGGGCAGATGTTTTTCAATTTGTCATCAGTCATGTTTAGTCCTAGCAAAAGCACATGGTggttttatgaaatatttaataagtaattccaaaataaaactaataatattattaataaaaataaaaataataagagaacacaatcttgatataaaaaaagacatagtaaaataatttgatttttcaaAGCTTTTTTCCTCTCATATAGTATTCCTTCAGCTAATAATATCCAAGTTGCATTCCAAACACACTCTGGGTTGCTAATGCTATTAGATATCAGTAGCATCGCAAATAAttttctcaattgatgaccaGATGCAAGTTTAGCTACCTCATTAATAGTTGTAATGAATTCCCCATCATCGCACAATAGTCCCATGGAATAGCAAGCATTTTGGAAGCTAGAATATGTAATTCCATTAACTGTCTTAATAGACTCATATGTTGTGCAACCTCTCTGAACAGctaacaaaattctcatataataaatatcacCTGTACCCAGTGGAACATAGTTTAACCTCCTGATAGAATACCCTCTTTTGCGTGGATGTGATTCCCTTACTTTTCTATCATAAACCAATTGATTTGAAAACTCTGCATATGTCAAAATTTGACctgattcaaattttttattggcctccatccatgctaagaatatcgtacattttccttcctcttcttccacaATTTTCTCAAGATCGTCATCgtctttaaagatgatattttaCTCTTTAGGCAAATGAAAAGTTAATCTCATCACTGAAGGCCACCTCTGATGAATATCATAAGCTAAAGTTCTCCACACAGCCTCACATGCAGACAAATATCTGCAATCATAAAATTGTTTGATCTCATCAATAACCTGAGCATCCTCTCCACTAAAAGCTTCCTTTGTAACTCCAACTGCTACCCTGTCTGGACCTTTATTCACATACTTGAACAAATATTTGATAGCATTTGACTTATTACAGTACTCTACATTAACATCCGCTTGATAAGACATCAGCAGATATGCATTGTATGAAACCACATTCCTATTATCCATATGGACTCCCTTCTTCTCAGTAATCACTCCTGTGTCTCGTCTTCTATATGATGGGTATCCACTATCATCGATAACTGTGGTTCTACTGAATATTTTGGGATAATATTTAGTGCAGTATCCATCTTTTATGCAGGGAGATTTTGAGAAAGCTCTATCACATGGTCCATGAATCATATATGTAGATACAGCTCTAAACAATTTTGGGTGCTGAACAGGATCTGGTAACTCTGAAGATATTAACCGATCAATTTGAGTTGTCGTTGTTATCTTATGgtctccacttaaccataaaagaATGTGAGCATGTGGTAGACCTCTTTTTTGGAATTCTACCGTATACATCCCTTATACcaaaaagacaagaaaaatatatgttataaataaactatctattttatatatgtacTTTGATAAATTAAGGGTGATAATAGAAAATCAACAATATGTtaagtaagaaaatatttttccatttattttataacaatctAAAGGAAATTTCTCTAAAAATAAGGTTGGATAATGAGCAATACCTGCATCTAGCACTCCAAATGGAATTCCTTGCTTAAGATCCGAGATTATCATGTCAAGCTTAATTTTGAACACTCTACACGATATATCCGGCCGGTCTTCAACCTTTAAGTT
Coding sequences:
- the LOC140177614 gene encoding uncharacterized protein, whose product is MAICKKYGYPDLFITMTCNLSWQEIGRVNNPRNLKVEDRPDISCRVFKIKLDMIISDLKQGIPFGVLDAELPDPVQHPKLFRAVSTYMIHGPCDRAFSKSPCIKDGYCTKYYPKIFSRTTVIDDSGYPSYRRRDTGVITEKKGVHMDNRNVVSYNAYLLMSYQADVNVEYCNKSNAIKYLFKYVNKGPDRVAVGVTKEAFSGEDAQVIDEIKQFYDCRYLSACEAVWRTLAYDIHQRWPSVMRLTFHLPKE